Proteins encoded within one genomic window of Besnoitia besnoiti strain Bb-Ger1 chromosome II, whole genome shotgun sequence:
- a CDS encoding TAP42 family protein (encoded by transcript BESB_039160) — protein sequence MAGAVASELAGSALSEGAALERLFDFALTKYRKTIDSFTDAYEEEDAEEDASSSAEPTLSGIMRLPVALLTQLLGADGLRELQENAEKARGSGGSKTSPAQGGSAAMNARRDAVAKLTLCFKACAGAVEKLALFSAGEDWDEVATKHLRYLLLPYFLGRLSMECSDLQQRLNSLRETQVFFREFMADVERLGICRRDDVRAFDALVDELQQSAAGGQAGPPRASAGNPAARRDELVARAKFEKEVDAKVAALLRKRREAARRNAGQEDQEEGGLLGVDDEDERDFWASMLSRAAADTVTQMGLVIRELPLLTMRLQDDERRGGSEANDSRLFQGRPGAAGSGEAVRKPWVYTIKDRSDLRRLYREKVFTPGHNLPTMSLAECAAIEMEMEVNQIGATKPKIVEEYTTTQARAEREEKEELEERAWDDWKDENPRGSGNKMVNKG from the exons ATGGCGGGCGCTGTAGCCAGCGAGCTGGCTGGCTCTGCGCTgtcggagggcgcggcgctggagcggctGTTCGACTTTGCGCTGACCAAATACCGGAAGACGATTGACAGCTTCACAGACGCCtacgaagaagaggatgcagaggaggatgcttcctcctctgccgagCCGACTCTGAGTGGCATCATGCGCCTCCCGGTCGCGCTTCTCACCCAACTGCTCGGCGCAGACGGGCTGAGAGAACTGCaggaaaacgcagagaaggcgcgagggagcggGGGGTCGAAGACAAGCCCCGCGCAGGGCGGAAGCGCAGCGATGAATGCGCGCCGAGATGCAGTCGCGAAACTCACGCTCTGCTTCAaggcgtgcgccggcgcagtCGAGAAGCtcgctcttttctctgccGGCGAGGACTGGGACGAAGTTGCCACGAAACATCTCAG GtatcttcttcttccgtaCTTCCTGGGCCGTCTTTCGATGGAGTGCTCAGatctccagcagcgcctgaaCAGCttgagagagacgcag GTTTTCTTTCGGGAGTTCATGGCGGACGTGGAGCGCCTGGGCATCtgcaggcgcgacgacgtGCGCGCATTCGACGCGCTAGTGGACGAACTGCAGCAGAGCGCTGCGGGGGGCCAAGCCggtcctcctcgcgcgtctgcgggaaatccggcggcgcgaag GGACGAGCTGGTGGCTCGCGCGAAGTTTGAGAAGGAAGTCGACGCAAAAGTCGCT gcgctgctgcggaaaCGACGGGAGGCCGCTCGGCGAAACGCTGGACAAGAAGACCAAGAGGAGGGCGGTCTGCTCGgcgtcgacgacgaggacgagcgaGACTTCTGGGCCTCGATGCTCTCCAG agccgcagcggatACGGTCACTCAGATGGGCCTCGTCATCCGG GAGTTGCCGCTGCTCACCATGCGACTGCAAGACGACGAGAGACGCG GGGGGTCAGAGGCCAACGACAGCCGGCTGTTCCAGGGGCGCCCAGGAGCTGCCGGCTCGGGTGAAGCCGTTCGCAAGCCTTGGGTCTACACAATT AAAGACAGGTCCGACCTGCGGCGGCTCTACAGAGAAAAGGTCTTTACGCCTGGCCATA ATCTGCCCACGATGAGTCTCGCAGAGTGCGCCGCCATCGAAATGGAGATGGAAGT cAATCAGATCGGCGCGACAAAGCCGAAAATCGTTGAAGAGTATACAACCACGCAAGCACGAGCGGAG cgcgaagagaaggaggaactGGAAGAGCGGGCCTGGGATGACTGGAAG GATGAGAATCCACGAGGCTCTGGTAACAAGATGGTTAACAAAGGCTAG
- a CDS encoding histone H3.3 (encoded by transcript BESB_039170), with protein sequence MARTKQTARKSTGGKAPRKQLASKAARKSAPMSGGIKKPHRYRPGTVALREIRKFQKSTDLLIRKLPFQRLVREIAQDFKTDLRFQSQAILALQEAAEAYLVGLFEDTNLCAIHAKRVTIMPKDIQLARRIRGERS encoded by the coding sequence ATGGCGCGTACTAAGCAGACTGCACGCAAATCCACGGGAGGAAAGGCTCCTCGTAAGCAGCTGGCGTCGAAGGCGGCTCGAAAGAGTGCGCCGATGTCCGGAGGAATCAAGAAGCCTCACAGATACAGGCCCGGAACTGTCGCTCTGCGTGAAATCCGCAAGTTTCAGAAGAGCACGGATCTCCTCATCCGCAAGCTGCCTTTCCAGCGCCTCGTGAGAGAAATTGCCCAGGACTTCAAGACGGACCTTCGTTTCCAGTCTCAGGCAATTCTCGCCCTGCAGGAAGCTGCCGAGGCGTACTTGGTTGGTTTGTTCGAGGATACCAACTTGTGCGCGATCCACGCGAAGAGAGTCACCATCATGCCCAAAGATATCCAATTGGCCAGGCGCATTCGCGGCGAGCGATCTTAG
- a CDS encoding hypothetical protein (encoded by transcript BESB_039180): protein MSLSFAGASVLNLTVVFLIALALGARSPKLCRVSAAVVVAQGLYSAFFLVGMWSIFDGPTRQDAQRHNAGMNPDLWFAALFAWPAAVILASLANTQSAGSTGFEGPQRITVPAPEKSREGTCSAGWSRVGTWTVGVSLGQGVLLWSGVCFVMAAVNLRSFWDLHMIRFYSSRQLSWVFMLEGLVLCFLAAAAFVGTVLSSTFALLISLFCSITVGPLALVVVVWWNVLLSRGKIGVEDFITNQFSVMEQYVCIICFWFACRALCGLIAAKAKGRSGFESPADELPEIAPLISAEGTA from the coding sequence ATGTCGTTGTCTTTTGCTGGCGCTTCTGTGCTCAACCTCACGGTGGTCTTTTTGATTGCACTTGCTCTAGGGGCGCGATCACCAAAGCTGTGTCGTGTTTCAGCGGCAGTTGTCGTCGCACAAGGACTCTACAGTGCCTTTTTTCTTGTTGGCATGTGGAGCATTTTTGATGGGCCCACCAGGCAAGATGCGCAACGACACAATGCCGGCATGAACCCCGACCTGTGGTTCGCGGCGCTGTTTGCCTGGCCAGCAGCAGTGATTCTCGCGTCTCTGGCTAACACCCAGAGCGCTGGCAGTACGGGTTTCGAAGGGCCACAGAGGATCACCGTCCCTGCACCAGAAAAGTCCCGAGAGGGCACATGCTCCGCCGGCTGGAGTCGTGTTGGTACTTGGACCGTTGGGGTGTCTCTCGGACAGGGGGTCCTTCTGTGGAGCGGCGTATGTTTTGTAATGGCTGCAGTAAACCTCAGGAGCTTCTGGGATTTACATATGATCAGGTTTTACAGCTCTCGGCAGCTCAGTTGGGTTTTTATGCTCGAGGGACTCGTGCTTTGTtttctcgcggctgcggcattTGTAGGCACTGTGCTATCGTCTACATTCGCGCTTCTTATATCTCTGTTTTGTTCTATAACGGTGGGTCCTCTTGCGCTGGTAGTTGTTGTGTGGTGGAATGTTCTGCTTTCGCGAGGGAAAATCGGGGTTGAAGACTTTATTACCAACCAGTTCAGCGTCATGGAGCAATACGTCTGTATCATCTGCTTCTGGTTTGCATGTCGCGCGCTGTGCGGGCTGATCGCTGCGAAAGCCAAGGGACGCTCGGGTTTCGAATCTCCAGCAGATGAGCTCCCAGAAATTGCTCCCCTAATTTCGGCCGAGGGTACAGCATGA